In a genomic window of Mycolicibacillus parakoreensis:
- a CDS encoding phosphotransferase: MFSILKTVGDIAIGASPWVPWDQHCGLRSIDGPMLRNALAGSVPDADVLTFSMVRDRATTDRARLTLEWNEAGRHAGLPTTVFAKGTPSLAASRVLNSAFGLCATEVHFYNNAYPEVADITLRPYFASVSSGGRFLLVLESKDAADTHFYTLDDEASLDHAEAIVDSLAKLHGRFYNSARFNGDLSWVTRYRDRPGQRLAPKVMAFAEKRFLKKYDVPTPVARLTRFHLANRDVFWRIWESMPPTLCHGDTHIGNTFRTADGFSGLFDWQEVHRMNGIREVAYFIAWAFRPENRRRHEKHLLERYLHILADSGVGNETPSLADAFDQYRLMMIDAWTSVWASLALMTVEQEGLPEELLSRQYAVLEDLDVEQALRAAARTG, from the coding sequence ATGTTTTCCATCCTGAAAACGGTCGGCGACATCGCAATCGGTGCTTCACCCTGGGTACCGTGGGATCAACACTGCGGCCTGCGGTCGATTGATGGACCGATGTTGCGCAACGCTTTGGCGGGCTCGGTGCCGGATGCAGACGTGCTCACTTTTTCCATGGTCCGTGATCGGGCGACGACGGATCGGGCACGGCTCACGCTGGAGTGGAACGAGGCCGGCCGGCACGCGGGGTTGCCGACCACGGTGTTCGCCAAGGGCACACCCAGCTTGGCGGCTTCGCGGGTGCTGAACTCCGCATTCGGACTGTGCGCGACCGAAGTCCATTTCTACAACAACGCCTATCCGGAGGTCGCCGATATCACGCTGCGGCCGTATTTCGCCTCGGTGTCGTCGGGCGGCCGCTTCCTGCTGGTGTTGGAGAGCAAGGACGCCGCGGATACGCACTTCTACACACTCGACGATGAGGCGTCCTTGGATCACGCCGAGGCGATCGTGGACTCGCTGGCCAAACTTCACGGTCGGTTCTACAACTCGGCGCGTTTCAACGGCGATCTTTCCTGGGTGACCAGATACCGGGATCGACCGGGGCAACGGCTCGCCCCGAAGGTGATGGCCTTCGCCGAGAAGCGGTTTCTGAAAAAATACGACGTCCCCACCCCGGTGGCCCGTTTGACCCGGTTTCACCTGGCGAATCGTGATGTATTCTGGCGAATCTGGGAGTCAATGCCACCGACGTTGTGTCACGGCGACACCCACATCGGGAACACATTCCGCACCGCGGACGGATTTTCGGGCTTGTTCGATTGGCAAGAAGTCCATCGGATGAACGGCATCCGCGAGGTCGCCTACTTCATCGCGTGGGCGTTCCGTCCGGAAAACCGGCGGCGGCACGAAAAACACCTCCTCGAACGGTATCTTCATATCCTGGCCGACAGTGGTGTGGGAAACGAGACGCCGAGTCTGGCCGATGCCTTCGATCAATACCGACTGATGATGATCGATGCGTGGACCTCGGTGTGGGCCAGCCTCGCCCTGATGACCGTCGAGCAGGAAGGCTTACCCGAGGAGTTGCTGTCCCGTCAGTATGCGGTGCTGGAGGATCTCGACGTCGAACAGGCGTTGCGGGCGGCCGCGAGAACTGGGTGA
- a CDS encoding SDR family NAD(P)-dependent oxidoreductase produces the protein MQVRGATVLLTGATGGIGRALAEELSARGAEVMLTGRRTDVLEPLANGLGARALSVDLADRGAIGALMRSVGDIDILVANAALPATGLLADYSIDEIDRALEVNLRAPIVMAKLAADRMAARRRGHLVFLSSLSGKTASGRASLYNATKFGIRGFALALREDMRPHDIGVSTVFPGYISDAGMFADSGATLPRGITTRSPQHVAQATLKAIEKNLAEVDVAPLGLRLLALLGGVAPSVTTALQRRLGADAITERLAEGQRYKR, from the coding sequence ATGCAGGTGCGCGGCGCGACGGTGTTGTTGACCGGGGCCACCGGCGGGATCGGACGGGCGCTGGCGGAGGAATTGTCCGCCCGCGGCGCCGAGGTCATGCTCACCGGACGTCGCACCGATGTACTCGAACCGCTGGCCAACGGCCTGGGAGCCCGTGCCCTTTCGGTTGACCTGGCCGACCGGGGCGCGATCGGGGCGCTCATGCGGTCCGTGGGCGACATCGACATATTGGTGGCCAACGCCGCACTGCCGGCAACGGGTCTGCTCGCCGACTACTCCATCGACGAGATCGACCGCGCGCTCGAGGTCAACCTGCGCGCGCCCATCGTGATGGCGAAACTGGCCGCCGACCGCATGGCCGCACGACGCCGCGGACACCTGGTCTTCCTCTCCTCGCTGTCCGGCAAGACCGCCTCCGGCCGGGCGTCGCTCTACAACGCCACCAAGTTCGGGATACGCGGCTTCGCCCTCGCCCTGCGCGAGGACATGCGCCCGCACGACATCGGTGTGTCGACGGTGTTCCCCGGCTACATCAGCGACGCGGGAATGTTCGCCGATTCGGGGGCGACCCTGCCTCGCGGGATCACCACCCGGTCACCGCAGCACGTGGCACAAGCCACCTTGAAAGCCATCGAGAAGAACCTCGCTGAGGTCGACGTCGCCCCACTCGGTCTGCGCCTGCTCGCCCTGCTCGGTGGTGTCGCCCCAAGCGTGACCACCGCCCTCCAACGTCGCCTCGGAGCCGACGCGATCACCGAACGACTCGCCGAAGGGCAACGCTACAAGCGATGA
- a CDS encoding cupin domain-containing protein, with product MHRHDPIAIAKNLSAFEFRELAPFNGAAFCMYYGDRMVRSDWEMHPDTDELLLVLKGRVTVEILTDSDRYRLALTAGQFVIVPTGHWHRHVHVHDVIEVFFTPGTTVESTADDPRLCRVPSPSGPAGKEWV from the coding sequence ATGCACAGACACGACCCCATTGCCATCGCCAAAAATCTCTCCGCGTTCGAATTCCGCGAACTCGCACCGTTCAACGGCGCCGCATTCTGCATGTACTACGGCGACCGGATGGTGCGGTCCGACTGGGAGATGCACCCTGACACCGACGAGCTGCTGCTGGTCTTGAAGGGCAGGGTCACCGTCGAAATCCTCACTGACAGCGATCGTTACCGTCTGGCACTCACTGCCGGACAGTTTGTGATCGTGCCAACGGGCCACTGGCACCGGCACGTCCATGTGCACGATGTCATCGAGGTGTTCTTCACTCCGGGCACCACCGTGGAATCCACCGCCGACGATCCCCGACTCTGCCGGGTTCCATCGCCGTCGGGGCCCGCGGGAAAGGAGTGGGTGTAA
- a CDS encoding helix-turn-helix domain-containing protein produces the protein MRSTPHRYDDATARSAAPWDIARPATTSGMAGLRMAGFRARGAAPVDLPVVPSPAVTLVLPFGGGSLVVEDAAGLPLRGSLVARLDPGGARMRGRNIQCVEVRLSPVIAPAVLGVSPAELHHPVVAAEEVWGDDMRRIQEQLGDAPSWQDRFALLEAVLARRRRRGPVVDPQVAWGWNRIVVSRGSVRVEDLAAELGWSRKRLWTRFRSQIGLAPKRAAKLVRFGHAAHRLAAGESAAQVAAACGYADQSHFHREVLAFTAMTPTTLAGGPGLAVNDIAYAGRGTSGTFVQDPHP, from the coding sequence GTGCGCTCCACCCCACACCGGTACGACGATGCGACCGCCCGGAGTGCCGCGCCCTGGGATATCGCGCGACCGGCGACGACCAGCGGGATGGCGGGACTCCGCATGGCCGGGTTCCGCGCTCGGGGTGCGGCGCCGGTCGACTTGCCCGTGGTTCCGAGCCCGGCCGTCACGCTGGTTCTGCCGTTCGGGGGCGGCTCGCTGGTCGTGGAGGACGCCGCCGGCCTACCGCTGCGGGGGAGCCTGGTCGCGCGGCTCGATCCCGGCGGGGCGCGTATGCGGGGCCGAAACATCCAGTGCGTCGAGGTGCGCCTGTCCCCCGTGATCGCACCCGCCGTGCTGGGCGTCTCGCCGGCCGAACTCCACCACCCGGTCGTCGCCGCCGAGGAGGTGTGGGGCGACGACATGCGGCGGATCCAAGAGCAACTCGGCGATGCTCCGTCGTGGCAGGACCGCTTCGCGTTGCTCGAAGCGGTGCTCGCCCGTCGACGCCGGCGCGGGCCGGTCGTGGACCCCCAGGTGGCCTGGGGATGGAACCGGATCGTCGTCAGCCGCGGCTCGGTGCGGGTCGAGGACCTCGCAGCCGAGCTCGGATGGAGCCGCAAACGTCTGTGGACGCGGTTCCGCTCGCAGATCGGTCTGGCGCCGAAACGTGCCGCGAAGCTGGTCCGCTTCGGCCACGCCGCTCACCGGTTGGCCGCGGGTGAAAGCGCGGCCCAGGTCGCCGCGGCGTGCGGTTACGCCGACCAATCCCACTTTCACCGGGAGGTCCTGGCGTTCACCGCAATGACCCCGACGACCCTGGCCGGTGGCCCTGGGTTGGCGGTGAACGACATCGCCTATGCAGGCCGGGGAACGTCGGGAACATTCGTACAAGACCCGCACCCGTAG